A window from Flavobacterium sp. 83 encodes these proteins:
- the ubiE gene encoding bifunctional demethylmenaquinone methyltransferase/2-methoxy-6-polyprenyl-1,4-benzoquinol methylase UbiE, which produces MSKNITPYKDSTLGKKEQVAKMFDTISGNYDNLNRVISFGIDIKWRKKVLEIVAKSNPKIILDIATGTGDLAILLSQTNAEKIIGLDISAGMLEVGVKKIASKKLSNTIEMLLADSENMPFEDNYFDAITVAFGVRNFETLEKGLAEILRVLKPNGVFVILETSVPEKTPYKQGYNFYSKNILPIIGKLFSKDNVAYGYLSESSAAFPYGEKLNNILRKIGFIDVKDMPQTFGVATIYSASKK; this is translated from the coding sequence ATGTCAAAAAACATAACACCCTACAAAGATTCTACTTTAGGCAAAAAGGAACAAGTTGCAAAAATGTTTGACACCATATCTGGAAATTATGACAATCTTAATCGAGTCATTTCTTTTGGCATAGATATTAAATGGCGTAAAAAAGTTTTAGAAATCGTTGCTAAATCTAATCCGAAAATAATTTTAGATATTGCAACTGGCACAGGTGACCTAGCCATTTTGTTATCACAAACTAATGCTGAAAAAATTATTGGATTAGACATTTCTGCTGGTATGCTGGAAGTAGGTGTGAAAAAAATTGCATCAAAAAAATTATCTAACACTATTGAAATGCTTTTGGCTGACTCTGAGAATATGCCATTTGAAGACAATTATTTTGATGCTATAACAGTCGCTTTTGGGGTTCGGAATTTTGAAACGCTTGAAAAAGGTTTAGCAGAAATTTTAAGAGTTTTAAAGCCAAATGGTGTCTTTGTAATTTTAGAAACCTCGGTTCCTGAAAAAACACCTTATAAACAAGGTTATAATTTTTACAGCAAAAACATCCTACCTATAATAGGAAAATTATTTTCCAAAGACAATGTAGCTTACGGCTATTTGTCTGAATCTTCCGCAGCATTTCCTTATGGAGAAAAATTGAACAATATTTTGAGAAAAATTGGGTTTATAGATGTAAAAGATATGCCGCAAACATTTGGCGTAGCTACTATTTATTCTGCTTCTAAAAAATAA
- a CDS encoding porin family protein — translation MKKTVVLILLTFSLNGFAQFTKSMFSKDPIINLENFQNKRVYFGYYLGFNSYDFKIDYKTVGPDIQVKKTTGFNVGIVGDLKLHEYVNLRFEPGLYYTKRDLYYPDFMKKTDALREVNSTYIHFPLLLKFSTLRTGNVRPYIEGGLSTTLNLSSNSKSIDDNLEQRFRVKPWTTNYELGFGIDLFSEYFIFSPSIRGVFGLKDELIRDKDPNSPWTSNIESIKSRAVFINFTFH, via the coding sequence ATGAAAAAAACAGTTGTTTTAATCCTATTAACCTTTAGCCTGAACGGATTTGCTCAGTTTACTAAAAGCATGTTCAGTAAGGACCCAATTATTAACTTAGAAAATTTCCAAAATAAAAGGGTTTATTTTGGATATTATCTTGGATTCAATTCTTATGATTTTAAAATAGACTACAAAACAGTTGGCCCAGATATACAGGTAAAAAAAACAACTGGTTTTAATGTTGGAATTGTAGGTGATTTAAAACTTCATGAATACGTAAATTTGCGATTTGAACCTGGATTATATTATACCAAAAGAGATTTATACTATCCTGATTTCATGAAAAAAACAGATGCACTTAGAGAAGTGAACAGCACTTATATCCACTTCCCGCTATTATTGAAATTCTCCACACTTAGAACCGGCAATGTACGTCCGTATATTGAAGGAGGACTATCGACAACTTTAAATTTATCGAGCAATTCAAAATCAATAGACGATAATTTAGAACAACGTTTTAGGGTAAAACCTTGGACAACAAATTACGAATTAGGCTTTGGAATTGATTTGTTTTCAGAATATTTTATATTCTCTCCTTCTATAAGAGGTGTTTTTGGCCTTAAAGACGAACTAATTAGAGACAAAGACCCAAATAGTCCTTGGACAAGTAATATCGAATCAATAAAGTCACGAGCTGTTTTTATCAATTTTACCTTTCATTAA
- a CDS encoding RNA methyltransferase: protein MVSKNQIKLITSLQQKKYRFTNKLFFAEGVKVIQELLQSNFELDHLYTTQNDFEEVLKEKKTLIDDSDLKKISALSSPNSCLAVFKMPMEKALIHSGLILALDSIRDPGNLGTILRLCDWFGIHQLVCSKETVDIYNPKVVQATMGSIARVNVSYVDLQVFIGQTKLPVFGTFMDGDNIYKTSLPQEGIIVMGNEGNGISPEIEKSIKNRLTIPRFGEIQKTESLNVATATAIILSEFRRTSL from the coding sequence ATGGTTAGTAAAAACCAAATAAAACTTATAACGAGTTTACAGCAAAAAAAATATAGATTCACCAATAAATTATTTTTTGCCGAAGGTGTAAAAGTGATTCAGGAATTATTACAGTCAAATTTTGAGTTGGATCATTTGTATACCACACAAAACGATTTTGAAGAAGTTTTAAAAGAGAAAAAGACGTTGATTGATGACAGCGATTTAAAAAAAATAAGTGCCCTTTCTTCTCCTAATTCTTGTTTGGCAGTTTTTAAGATGCCAATGGAGAAAGCATTGATACATTCAGGATTGATTCTAGCTCTTGATAGTATTCGTGATCCCGGAAATCTAGGAACTATATTGCGACTATGTGACTGGTTTGGTATTCATCAATTAGTATGTTCAAAGGAAACGGTTGACATTTATAATCCAAAAGTGGTTCAGGCTACAATGGGTTCTATTGCAAGGGTAAATGTTTCCTATGTTGATTTGCAGGTCTTTATCGGGCAAACTAAATTACCTGTTTTCGGTACTTTTATGGATGGCGATAATATTTATAAAACTAGCTTGCCTCAAGAAGGAATAATTGTAATGGGAAATGAAGGCAATGGAATTTCACCTGAAATTGAAAAATCGATAAAAAACCGACTCACAATTCCTCGTTTTGGAGAAATTCAAAAAACGGAAAGTTTGAATGTTGCTACTGCAACGGCTATTATTCTTAGTGAGTTTAGAAGAACTTCGTTATAA
- a CDS encoding BamA/TamA family outer membrane protein, producing the protein MKKISTKIAAFILIAILICACNAVKRVPDGKHLLTKNEILVNNKATKEEIIFNQLYQKPNSTFLGYRLRLNLYNLANLNPDSTYQAKFTNNPGKYERQSKLLSAKQVDRLGKSFFYHGIHDFLKKTGEPPVIIDPTKTDKSILRLKYYYFNNGFFNVKATYTTDTLKTKKAKIKYAITTFKPYLLDSLRTTISTPVLDSMYEAIKNKTFIKSGNQYKTSDFEDEKNRITTHFRNNGVYYFQPNYISFDLDTIKKVNKANVNLVINNYSYQQQDSSKTEPFKMYKISDVNIYTDYSPNSNNRQITDSINYNNFNLYGHEKIRYRPRAITNAIFITKGTLFADYKTVLTTRYLSNLKIFNYPSIQYEVDKRDSTAHSLIAKVYLTPRKKYSFGTTFDVTHSNIQDIGIGLSASETIRNVFNGAETLEIAARGNIGSSKDLANPNNTFFNVSEYGVDLKLNFPRIFIPFGTEKIIPKSMIPSTLITVGFAKQRNIGLDKENFTGALTYNWTPKRNNTARFDLFNAQFVRNLNPQNYFNVYRSSYNALNNIAQKPGYGVNPLYFNENNDLIIENGTKNFVNDVLGTSPTVFPNLNDYASIKSIEERRIRLTENDFILATSYSFSKTTKTDLSDNNFYLFRTKIESAGTLLSLLSKATNLPKNSDNNYQIFNLEYSEYIKTEFDYIKHWDLTKEKVFAIRTFFGIAVPFGNSNNVPFSRSYFSGGSNDNRAWQPYSLGPGSSGASNDFNEANMKIAISGEFRFKVLGSLKGALFADAGNIWNVLDNVTDEKSTFKNFSDLKDIALGSGFGLRYDLSFFVIRFDLGFKTYNPANETNKRWFREYNFGHSVLNFGINYPF; encoded by the coding sequence TTGAAAAAGATTTCTACAAAAATAGCAGCATTTATTCTAATTGCAATATTAATATGTGCTTGTAACGCTGTAAAAAGAGTTCCAGACGGCAAACATCTGCTTACTAAAAATGAAATTTTGGTAAATAATAAAGCCACAAAAGAAGAAATCATCTTTAATCAACTGTATCAAAAACCAAACAGCACCTTCCTAGGCTATCGTCTTCGTTTAAATTTATACAATTTAGCCAATCTAAATCCGGACTCTACTTATCAGGCAAAGTTCACAAATAATCCTGGTAAATATGAAAGACAATCCAAATTGCTTTCAGCAAAACAAGTAGACCGACTTGGAAAATCCTTTTTTTATCATGGAATCCATGATTTCTTAAAAAAAACCGGAGAACCTCCAGTAATTATTGACCCAACTAAAACTGACAAATCGATATTACGATTAAAGTATTACTACTTTAACAATGGTTTTTTTAATGTTAAAGCTACCTACACAACAGATACTTTAAAAACTAAAAAAGCAAAGATAAAGTATGCCATAACTACATTTAAACCTTATTTATTAGATTCCTTAAGAACAACTATTTCGACACCCGTATTGGATTCAATGTACGAAGCCATAAAAAACAAAACTTTTATTAAATCAGGAAACCAGTATAAAACCTCCGATTTTGAAGATGAAAAAAACCGAATAACCACACACTTTAGAAACAATGGAGTTTATTATTTTCAACCTAATTACATCTCTTTTGATTTAGACACGATTAAAAAAGTTAATAAAGCAAATGTAAATTTAGTAATTAATAATTATTCCTACCAGCAACAAGACTCCAGTAAAACGGAACCTTTCAAAATGTACAAAATTAGTGATGTAAATATCTATACTGATTATTCTCCTAACAGTAATAATAGACAAATCACTGACAGTATAAACTATAATAATTTTAATTTGTACGGTCACGAAAAAATAAGATACAGACCTCGCGCCATAACAAATGCAATTTTTATTACTAAAGGAACTTTGTTTGCTGACTATAAGACAGTTTTAACCACCCGTTATTTGAGTAATTTGAAAATTTTTAATTACCCATCTATACAATACGAAGTAGATAAAAGAGACTCAACTGCGCATTCCTTAATTGCAAAAGTATATCTGACACCAAGAAAAAAATATAGTTTTGGAACGACGTTTGATGTTACACACTCTAACATCCAAGATATTGGAATTGGATTAAGCGCTTCAGAAACTATTAGAAACGTATTTAATGGTGCCGAAACTTTAGAAATAGCCGCCAGAGGAAACATAGGTTCGTCAAAAGATTTAGCAAATCCTAACAATACTTTTTTTAATGTTTCAGAATACGGTGTAGATTTAAAATTAAACTTCCCAAGAATTTTTATCCCTTTTGGAACCGAGAAAATTATTCCAAAAAGCATGATTCCTTCCACTCTTATTACAGTGGGTTTTGCAAAACAAAGAAATATTGGTTTGGACAAAGAAAATTTCACTGGAGCATTAACGTATAATTGGACCCCGAAAAGAAACAACACAGCACGTTTTGATTTATTCAATGCGCAATTTGTTCGTAATTTAAATCCACAAAACTATTTCAATGTATACAGATCTTCCTACAATGCTCTGAACAACATAGCCCAAAAACCTGGCTACGGAGTTAATCCACTATACTTTAATGAAAACAATGACTTAATTATTGAGAATGGGACCAAAAATTTTGTTAATGATGTTTTAGGCACAAGCCCTACTGTTTTTCCAAACCTTAACGATTATGCATCAATAAAAAGCATCGAAGAAAGAAGAATTAGACTTACTGAGAATGATTTTATTTTAGCTACTAGTTATAGTTTTTCTAAAACAACAAAAACTGATCTTTCAGATAATAATTTTTATCTGTTCCGAACAAAAATTGAATCTGCTGGAACTTTATTATCCTTACTTTCTAAAGCAACAAACTTACCTAAGAATTCAGACAACAATTATCAAATATTTAATTTAGAATATTCCGAATATATAAAGACGGAATTCGATTATATTAAACATTGGGATCTGACAAAAGAAAAAGTATTTGCCATTAGAACATTCTTTGGAATAGCTGTCCCTTTTGGTAATTCAAATAACGTTCCCTTTTCAAGAAGTTATTTTTCAGGAGGGTCAAATGACAATAGAGCTTGGCAACCTTATAGCTTAGGCCCTGGAAGTAGCGGTGCTTCTAATGATTTCAATGAAGCAAATATGAAAATAGCCATTAGTGGCGAATTTAGATTTAAAGTATTAGGCAGTTTGAAAGGAGCACTTTTTGCTGATGCTGGAAACATCTGGAATGTACTCGATAATGTTACTGATGAAAAATCTACATTTAAAAATTTCTCTGATTTAAAAGACATCGCTTTAGGCTCTGGATTTGGGCTTCGATACGATTTAAGTTTTTTTGTAATCCGATTTGATTTAGGGTTTAAAACCTACAATCCGGCCAATGAAACTAACAAACGATGGTTTCGGGAATACAATTTTGGGCACTCTGTTTTAAATTTTGGTATAAATTATCCTTTCTAA
- the fbaA gene encoding class II fructose-bisphosphate aldolase gives MAHNIKPGVATGDQVQEIFNYAKEKGFALPAVNVTGSNTINGVLETAAKLNAPVIIQFSNGGAQFNAGKGLSNAGEKAAIAGGIAGALHIHTLAEAYGATVILHTDHCAKKLLPWIDGLLDASEAHFAKTGKPLFSSHMIDLSEEPIEENIEICKGYLERMSKMGMTLEIELGITGGEEDGVDNSDVDSSKLYTQPEEVAYAYEELSKVSPKFTIAAAFGNVHGVYKPGNVKLTPKILKNSQDFVQNKFNTGSNPVDFVFHGGSGSTLEEIREGISYGVIKMNIDTDLQFAFTEGIRDYMVKNIDYLKTQIGNPEGSDAPNKKYYDPRKWLRESEVTFNTRLEQAFADLNNVNTL, from the coding sequence ATGGCACACAACATAAAACCAGGCGTAGCTACAGGAGATCAGGTTCAGGAAATTTTTAACTATGCTAAAGAAAAAGGATTTGCATTACCGGCAGTAAATGTTACGGGATCAAATACAATCAATGGAGTTCTTGAAACTGCTGCAAAATTAAACGCACCAGTTATCATCCAATTTTCTAACGGAGGAGCACAATTCAACGCTGGAAAAGGACTTTCTAATGCAGGTGAAAAAGCAGCTATCGCTGGTGGAATTGCTGGAGCATTACATATTCACACTTTGGCAGAAGCTTACGGAGCAACTGTAATCTTACATACTGACCATTGTGCAAAAAAATTATTGCCTTGGATTGACGGTTTATTAGATGCTTCAGAAGCACATTTTGCTAAAACTGGAAAACCATTGTTCTCTTCTCACATGATTGATTTATCTGAAGAGCCTATCGAAGAAAACATCGAAATTTGCAAAGGTTATTTAGAAAGAATGAGCAAAATGGGAATGACACTAGAAATCGAACTTGGAATCACAGGTGGTGAAGAAGATGGTGTTGACAACTCTGATGTAGACAGCTCAAAATTATATACTCAACCTGAAGAAGTTGCTTACGCATACGAAGAACTTTCAAAAGTAAGCCCAAAATTTACAATTGCTGCAGCTTTTGGTAACGTTCACGGAGTTTACAAACCAGGAAATGTAAAATTAACTCCTAAAATTTTAAAAAATTCTCAAGACTTCGTACAAAACAAATTCAACACAGGATCTAATCCAGTAGATTTCGTTTTCCACGGTGGTTCAGGTTCTACATTAGAAGAAATCAGAGAAGGTATTAGCTACGGTGTAATAAAAATGAATATTGATACTGACTTGCAATTTGCATTTACTGAAGGTATTCGTGATTATATGGTTAAAAACATTGACTATTTAAAAACTCAAATTGGAAATCCAGAAGGTTCTGATGCTCCAAACAAAAAATATTACGACCCAAGAAAATGGTTACGTGAAAGTGAAGTTACTTTCAACACAAGACTTGAGCAAGCATTTGCTGACTTAAACAATGTGAATACACTATAA
- the accD gene encoding acetyl-CoA carboxylase, carboxyltransferase subunit beta, whose protein sequence is MAWFKRKEKGITTATEDKMDIPKGLWYKSPTGKIIDADELARNLFVSPEDGFHVRIGSAEYFQILFDNNEFVELDKNMTSKDPLHFVDTKKYADRLKDVMEKTKLKDAVRTGVGKSKGKELVICCMDFAFIGGSMGAVVGEKIARGIDHAIQNKLPFVMISKSGGARMMEAAYSLMQLAKTSVKLAQLAEAKLPYISLCTDPTTGGTTASYAMLGDINISEPGALIGFAGPRVVRDTTGKDLPEGFQTAEFVLEHGFLDFIAPRKELKDKINLYIDLIQNNNIR, encoded by the coding sequence ATGGCTTGGTTTAAAAGAAAAGAAAAAGGGATTACTACTGCTACCGAAGACAAAATGGACATCCCAAAAGGGCTTTGGTACAAATCTCCAACTGGAAAAATTATTGACGCCGATGAACTAGCTCGTAACTTATTTGTAAGTCCCGAGGATGGTTTTCATGTTAGAATTGGAAGTGCAGAATATTTTCAAATTTTATTTGACAACAATGAATTTGTTGAACTAGATAAAAACATGACTTCTAAAGACCCTTTGCATTTTGTTGACACAAAAAAATATGCAGATAGGTTGAAAGACGTTATGGAAAAAACCAAACTTAAGGATGCAGTGCGCACCGGAGTTGGAAAATCTAAAGGAAAAGAATTAGTAATTTGTTGTATGGATTTCGCCTTTATTGGTGGTTCTATGGGAGCTGTAGTGGGAGAAAAAATCGCAAGAGGAATCGATCACGCTATTCAAAACAAATTACCATTTGTAATGATTTCTAAATCAGGTGGAGCAAGAATGATGGAAGCAGCTTATTCTTTGATGCAGCTAGCTAAAACATCTGTTAAATTAGCTCAACTTGCCGAAGCAAAATTGCCTTACATTTCACTATGTACAGACCCAACAACAGGAGGAACAACGGCTTCTTATGCTATGCTAGGAGATATTAATATTTCTGAACCTGGTGCATTAATTGGTTTTGCAGGACCTAGAGTAGTAAGAGACACAACTGGTAAAGATTTACCAGAAGGTTTTCAAACCGCTGAATTTGTTCTTGAACATGGTTTCTTAGACTTTATAGCACCTAGAAAAGAATTGAAGGACAAGATCAACTTGTACATTGATTTAATTCAAAACAACAATATTAGATAA
- a CDS encoding ABC transporter permease encodes MLVYLRLLKESFGFAMNALRNNKLRTLLSLLGVTIGIFSIIAVLAAVDSLDRKITKDLSSLDKNTIYLMKFSFGPSDIPQWKREQFPNVKYDEYTYMKGVMTNTDQMGYQIFTKRESIKYDSKTVSDVNIVPVSHEFIDIQGLEFEEGRFYNESEANSGATVIVLGDEIAKSLFENLDPIGKNVRLYGKRFTVIGVLKKQGAGLFGDSDDTSAFIPVNFVRQLYGDNNTSLTNVIIFKPERGVDMDSYKGEISQKLRSYRGLKAGEIDNFFVNVFSGFTDFIDGILGQMNVVGWIISGFSLLVGGFGIANIMFVSVKERTNLIGIQKSLGAKNRFILFQFLFEAIILSVIGGVIGLLLVWIISMILTSVLDFEFVLGMGNIFLGTGLAAIIGLISGILPAIAASKLDPVEAIRTGM; translated from the coding sequence ATGTTAGTTTATCTTCGATTATTAAAAGAAAGTTTTGGTTTTGCTATGAATGCTTTACGAAACAATAAATTGAGAACTTTGCTTTCTTTATTAGGGGTTACTATTGGTATATTTTCAATAATAGCCGTGCTTGCAGCTGTAGATTCATTGGATAGAAAAATTACCAAAGATTTAAGCAGCCTTGATAAAAATACAATCTATTTAATGAAATTTTCTTTTGGTCCCTCAGATATTCCGCAGTGGAAAAGAGAGCAGTTCCCTAATGTAAAGTATGATGAATATACGTATATGAAGGGGGTTATGACTAATACAGACCAAATGGGATATCAAATATTCACTAAAAGAGAATCTATAAAATACGATTCAAAAACAGTTAGTGATGTTAATATTGTTCCGGTTTCCCATGAATTTATTGATATTCAGGGATTAGAGTTTGAAGAAGGCAGGTTTTATAATGAGTCTGAAGCTAATTCAGGTGCTACAGTAATTGTTTTAGGAGATGAAATCGCTAAATCGTTATTTGAGAATCTTGATCCAATTGGGAAAAATGTACGTTTATATGGTAAAAGATTTACAGTTATTGGTGTTTTGAAAAAACAAGGGGCTGGATTGTTTGGTGACAGTGATGATACTTCTGCTTTTATCCCGGTTAATTTTGTTCGTCAATTGTACGGTGATAATAATACTTCTTTGACTAATGTCATCATCTTCAAGCCTGAAAGGGGGGTGGATATGGATTCATATAAAGGTGAGATTTCTCAGAAATTAAGAAGCTATAGGGGTTTGAAAGCAGGAGAAATTGATAATTTCTTTGTTAATGTGTTTTCTGGTTTTACTGATTTTATTGATGGTATTTTAGGTCAAATGAATGTAGTGGGCTGGATTATCAGTGGCTTTTCATTACTTGTAGGTGGTTTTGGAATTGCGAATATTATGTTTGTTTCCGTTAAAGAGCGTACTAATTTAATAGGAATTCAGAAATCATTAGGAGCGAAAAATAGATTTATATTATTTCAGTTTTTATTTGAAGCAATAATACTTTCAGTTATTGGTGGAGTAATTGGGCTTTTATTAGTTTGGATAATTTCAATGATTTTAACAAGTGTGTTGGATTTCGAATTTGTTTTGGGAATGGGGAATATTTTTTTAGGGACTGGACTAGCCGCCATTATTGGGCTAATTTCAGGGATACTTCCTGCAATAGCTGCCTCAAAATTAGATCCTGTTGAGGCTATTAGAACGGGAATGTAA
- the purH gene encoding bifunctional phosphoribosylaminoimidazolecarboxamide formyltransferase/IMP cyclohydrolase: MNTTKTIQSALISVFSKEGLEPIVRKLHEQNVILYSTGGTEDFIKNLGIPVVPVEDVTSYPSILGGRVKTLHPKVFGGILNRQDNESDVQQMQEFNIPQIDLVIVDLYPFEKTVASGASEEDIIEKIDIGGISLIRAAAKNFKDTVIVASVDEYSLLLDLITDQNGATTLANRKLLATKAFHVSSHYDTAIFNYFNTDETVYKQSIAHGQVLRYGENPHQKGFFFGDFDAMFKKVHGKELSYNNLLDVDAAVNLINEFKNDGPTFAILKHNNACGLATRETISEAYNVALACDPTSAFGGVLISNTKIDIATATEINKLFCEVVIAPEYDTEAAAILQEKKNRIILIQNEVALPQKQVRTCLNGILVQERNNITDNKEDLRTVTTIAPSEQEVKDLIFASKICKNTKSNTIVFAKNGTLIASGTGQTSRVDALLQAIEKAKTFGFDLHGASMASDAFFPFPDCVEIAKKAGITAVIQPGGSIKDELSINYCNENKVAMVFTGTRHFKH, from the coding sequence ATGAACACGACAAAAACTATTCAATCTGCATTAATTTCAGTATTCTCAAAAGAAGGTCTTGAACCAATTGTTCGAAAACTGCATGAACAAAATGTTATACTTTACTCTACTGGAGGAACTGAAGATTTTATAAAAAATTTAGGAATCCCTGTAGTTCCTGTTGAAGACGTAACTTCTTATCCTTCCATTCTTGGCGGAAGAGTAAAAACATTGCACCCAAAAGTTTTTGGAGGAATCCTAAACCGTCAGGACAATGAAAGTGATGTACAACAAATGCAAGAGTTCAACATCCCGCAAATTGATTTAGTGATAGTTGATTTATATCCTTTTGAAAAAACAGTTGCTTCAGGAGCAAGTGAAGAAGATATTATTGAAAAAATAGATATTGGTGGTATTTCTTTAATTCGTGCAGCCGCAAAAAACTTCAAAGACACTGTAATAGTGGCTTCTGTTGATGAGTACAGCTTACTTTTAGATCTAATTACAGATCAAAACGGAGCTACTACTCTTGCTAACAGAAAATTATTAGCTACAAAAGCGTTTCATGTTTCCTCACACTATGATACCGCAATTTTCAATTATTTCAATACAGACGAAACCGTTTACAAACAAAGTATTGCTCACGGTCAAGTCTTAAGATATGGAGAAAATCCACATCAAAAAGGATTTTTCTTTGGTGACTTTGACGCTATGTTCAAAAAAGTTCACGGAAAAGAATTATCCTATAACAATTTATTAGATGTAGATGCTGCCGTAAATTTAATTAATGAATTCAAAAATGACGGCCCAACTTTTGCCATATTAAAACACAATAATGCTTGTGGCCTAGCTACTAGAGAAACTATTAGTGAAGCGTATAATGTAGCATTGGCATGTGACCCAACTTCTGCTTTTGGAGGTGTTTTGATTTCTAATACTAAAATTGACATAGCAACTGCAACAGAAATAAACAAATTATTTTGTGAAGTAGTTATTGCTCCAGAATATGACACAGAAGCTGCTGCAATTTTACAAGAGAAGAAGAACAGAATTATATTAATTCAAAACGAAGTAGCTTTACCGCAAAAACAAGTAAGAACTTGCTTAAACGGAATTTTAGTTCAAGAAAGAAATAACATAACCGACAATAAAGAAGACCTAAGAACCGTTACTACTATAGCACCAAGCGAACAAGAAGTTAAAGATTTAATATTTGCTTCTAAAATTTGTAAAAATACAAAATCAAATACGATTGTTTTCGCAAAAAACGGCACACTTATTGCTTCTGGTACAGGGCAAACATCAAGAGTTGATGCCTTATTACAAGCCATTGAAAAAGCAAAAACTTTTGGATTTGATTTACATGGCGCGTCTATGGCAAGTGATGCTTTCTTTCCTTTCCCTGACTGTGTAGAAATAGCTAAAAAAGCAGGAATAACTGCTGTAATTCAACCCGGAGGATCCATTAAAGATGAATTAAGCATCAATTATTGTAATGAAAATAAAGTTGCAATGGTATTTACAGGAACTCGTCATTTTAAACATTAA
- a CDS encoding rod shape-determining protein: MGFFDFMTEDIAIDLGTANTLIIHNDKVVIDSPSIVARDRVSGKIIAVGKEANMMQGKTHENIKTIRPLKDGVIADFDASEKMISMFIKSIPALKKRMFTPALRMVVCIPSGITEVEMRAVKESCERVNGKEVYLIHEPMAAAIGIGIDIMQPKGNMIVDIGGGTTEIAVIALGGIVCDKSVKIAGDVFTNDIVYYMRTQHNLFVGESTAEKIKIQIGAAIEDLETPPEDMSVQGRDLLTGKPKQVEVSYREIAKALDKSIQRIEDAVMETLSQTPPELAADIYNTGIYLAGGGSMLRGLDKRISQKTDLPVYIAEDPLRAVVRGTGMALKNITKFKSILIK, encoded by the coding sequence ATGGGATTTTTTGATTTCATGACCGAGGATATCGCGATAGACCTTGGTACCGCTAATACTTTAATCATACATAATGATAAAGTCGTAATTGACAGTCCCTCAATAGTTGCTCGTGATAGAGTTTCAGGCAAAATTATTGCTGTAGGGAAAGAAGCAAACATGATGCAGGGTAAAACACATGAAAACATTAAGACGATAAGACCGTTGAAAGATGGTGTAATTGCTGATTTTGATGCCTCTGAAAAAATGATCAGTATGTTTATAAAAAGTATACCGGCATTAAAGAAAAGAATGTTTACTCCCGCATTAAGAATGGTTGTTTGTATTCCTTCCGGTATTACCGAAGTGGAAATGAGAGCGGTTAAAGAATCTTGTGAAAGAGTTAACGGAAAAGAAGTATATCTAATACACGAACCTATGGCAGCCGCTATTGGTATTGGCATTGACATTATGCAACCTAAAGGGAACATGATTGTTGATATCGGTGGTGGAACAACTGAAATTGCTGTCATTGCATTAGGTGGAATTGTATGTGACAAATCGGTAAAAATTGCAGGTGATGTGTTTACTAATGACATTGTATATTACATGCGTACCCAACACAATCTTTTTGTTGGAGAAAGTACCGCAGAGAAAATAAAAATCCAAATTGGAGCCGCAATCGAAGATTTAGAAACTCCTCCAGAAGACATGTCAGTTCAAGGAAGAGATTTACTTACCGGTAAACCAAAACAAGTAGAAGTGTCTTACCGTGAAATTGCTAAAGCATTAGATAAATCAATTCAACGAATTGAAGATGCCGTAATGGAAACTTTGTCTCAAACACCTCCAGAATTAGCCGCTGATATTTACAATACTGGTATTTATCTTGCAGGTGGTGGTTCTATGTTAAGAGGTCTTGACAAAAGAATTTCTCAAAAAACAGATTTACCTGTTTACATTGCTGAAGATCCATTAAGAGCTGTAGTTCGAGGAACTGGTATGGCATTGAAAAACATAACTAAATTCAAAAGTATCTTGATAAAATAA